The Candidatus Binatia bacterium nucleotide sequence GATTGCGGAACTCATGAATCCTTCGTCCGCAATCCGAAATCCGCATGCCGAAATTTGTCTCCTCAACAGAATCTGTGGGTACCTTCCGGCTCGGGCCATAACTCCGCTCTTAAGCGACGGTTCTTTTGCGAAAGGACGCCGGCCATTCTGTGTGCAGGCCCCGGTGCGATGTGGCTCGCCGTCGCATGACGCCCTTTCGGGGGTTCGGTTTTCGGTCTTCGAATCGTTCCCCGGGGCGTTGCCCCGGGTCAAGGCGAGCGCGGACACCGAGCCCTGAAAGGGCGGCTAGAGTTCAGGCCCTCACGCCCCCACGCCCCCAACTCACCCCTTTCGCTCGTACACCTTCCACATGTCGTCGTCGTCGTAGATCTTCTCGCTGTCGTCGGCGGCGTGCATGGCGTCGCGTTCGAAGTCGCGATGGCGGCCGCGGCGGTCGCGGAACTCCCCGTAAAGATCGTGCTGGATCATGGCGCTCATGATCTCGTTGGTACCCGTCCAGATCTGCGCCAGGCGCACGTCGCGCACGGCGCGCTCGATCGGATACACGTCGGTGTAGCCGATACCGCCGGTGACCTGCATCGTGAGGTTGATGGCATCCCAGGCGGCTTCGGTAACGAACTGCTTGGTCTCGGAGACGATGCGGCGCACGTTCGGCGCCCCGACGTCGGCGGCGCGGGCTGCCTGAAAGATCATGGCGCGGCTGGCATCGATCAGCACCTGCGCCCTGGCGATCATGAAACTCACGGCCTGGAACTTGCGTATCGGCTTGCCGAACGCCTTGCGCCGATCGGCGTAGTGCATGGCAACGTCGAGGCAAGCCTGCATCATACCCGGACACGGACCGGCGCTGGTCAGGCGCTCCGGAATCATCATCGTATTGAAGACCAGGGCGCCGCCGTGGAGAGGCCCAATCAAGTTGGCTTTCGGCACCACGACGTCGCGGAACACGACGCGTCCGGTGCCGCCGCCGCGGGTACCCATGAGGCCGTATCGGTACTTCACCTCGACGCCGGGGCCGCGATCGACGAGCAGGGCGCTGATCCGCTCGTGCGGTGGCGCGTCATCGGCGAGGTTGGTCCGCACGTACGCCAGGAAAAAGTCCGCCCCTTCGGCGCCGACGATGAAACGCTTCATGCCGCGCACGACGAAATGGTCGCCGCGGTCCTCGGCACGACTGCTGGCGCCGAAGAAGTCCGATCCGCCACGCGGTTCGGTGAGCGCTTCGGCCGCCACCAGTCGGCCCTGCAGCATGGGCGCGAGGTAACGCTCCTTCTGTTCTTCGGTGCCGAAGACGCTCAGCGCTTCGCCGACGATCGACGGCATGACGTACGAACAGCCCGCCGCCATGCCCAGCACGCCGATCTCCTGCATCGCCGCGCACTCGGCCACCCAGCTCAGGTCCTGGCCGCCGTATCGCTTCGGGAAGCGCAGGCCAAGCAATCCGTGCCGCGCATACCCTTCGTACAGCTCGCGCGGATAATGGATCTCGTCGCGATCCATACGCCGCAGGTATTCCGGATCCACCTCGTCCCGCACGAACTCCCGCGCTTTCAGTTGAACCGCCAGCGCCGCCTCATCGAGCATGAACTCATTCATCGTCGCCTCCGTGCCCTCAATCCCCCAGGACCTCAGGACCCCAGGACCCCAGGACCTCAAGACCTCAAGACCTCAAGACCTCAAGACCTCAAGACCTCAGGACTCCCGATTAATCAAACTCGCCGCCACTCCGGCGCCGAAGCCGTTATCGATGTTCACCACCGTAACGCCGGCCGCGCACGAGTTGAGCATCGCCAACAACGCGGCAAGACCACCGAAACTGGCGCCGTACCCCACACTCGTCGGCACCGCGATCACCGGTCGGTCGACGAGTCCCGCAACCACGCTCGGCAGCGCGCCCTCCATGCCCGCAACGACAACCAGCACGGTGGCTTGACGCAACTGCTCGCGATGGGCGAACAGGCGGTGGATGCCGGACACCCCCACGTCGTGAATGCGCTCGACCCGATTACCCAGCAACTCGGCGGTTACCGCCGCCTCCTGCGCCACCGGCAGATCCGCGGTGCCGGCCGCAACGATCGCAACGATGCCGCGGCCGACCATGGGCGGCGGCGCGTAAACGATCGTCGCCAGCCGTGCGCTCGCGTCGTAAGTCGCGGCGGGGAACGCCTCGCGTAGCCGCGCCCCCTTGTCGGCGTCGAGGCGGGTGACGAGGACATTATGGGCGCCGTCGTTGAGACTGCGGGCGATCTGCACGATCTGCTCGGCCGTCTTACCCTCGCCAAAGATCACCTCCGGAAACCCGGTGCGCAGAGCGCGGTGGTGGTCGACCTTGGCAAAGCCGAGGTCCTCGAACGGCAGCGCTTTGAGCTGCTCGAAGGCCTCGTCGGCACCGAGTCTGCCCGCACCGACGGCGCCGAGGATCTCGCGTAAACGCTCCGGGTTCATTCTAACGCCCTCGATTCGCCCGCCCGCGAGCGCCGGTGAAGTGATCCCATCCGGGCGCCTCGATGCGCAAGGGTCTGCCGGCGTCATCGAGCACGTCGACGCCGCGTCCCCGCACGATGTCACCGACGTGCGTGAGCGGACAGCCGAGTCGCGCCGAAGCGGCATCGACCCGTCGAGCATGCCGCGGAGCGACCGCAAAGGCGAGCTCGTAGTCTTCGCCGCCGCACAGCGCCGGCGTCGGGTCGGTTCCACAGACGCGCCTGTACGCTGCCGACAGTGGCAGGGCAGCGGCGTGCAGCACGGCGCCAACCCTGCTGGCGGCGCACAGGTGGCCGATGTCCTGCACCAATCCGTCGCTGATGTCGATCATGGCCGTGGCGACACCAGACTCTACCAACCAGCGCCCTGCCGCAAGCCGCGGCTGCGGCTCCACGAGTCGCCGCCGCAACGCCGGCGGCGGCCGCCGCGGCGGCCGGGCCTGCAACTCGCGCACGGCGAGCGCGGCATCGCCAACCGTCCCGCTCACGTAGATGCGGTCGCCGGGAAGCGCTCCGGCACGCGTCACAAGGCGGCGCGGCGCCTCGCCGATCAGGGCTACCGACAGGGTAACCTCGGCAGTTCGCGCCACGTTTCCACCGACAACGACGGCACCGCATGCCCGCGCCGCCTCGACAAGGCCGCGTTGAATCGCCTCCAGGGTAGCGATCGGAGTGCGCGCCGGTGTGCCGAGCGCGAGAACGCAGAACCGTGGCCGCCCCCCCATCGCGGCGATGTCGCTGGCGTTGACCAGAAATGCCTTGCGGCCCACCTGCCGCGGGGTCATCCAGCGCCAGTCGAAATGAACTCCCTCGACGAGCGCGTCGACCGTAAACAGAAACGTCGCGCTACGGCAGCAGACAACGGCACAATCCTGACCGGGACCAACCAGAACGCCGGCACCAGCCGGGACTCGTGGCAGCAATCGCGCGAGAAAACCGAATTCGCCGACCTCGCCGATGGTACGGGACCGGGACATCCGTGCCCTGCGATGGCCAGGCCGGTCAGTCTCAACTCGACCGGCCAACCTCGGCGAGTTTGCCGTCGTAGACCTGCAGGACAAAGCCGGGCCGGCTGAGCCCCTCCTCGCCGACCTCGACAAGCCCGGTGGCGCCATTGACGGCACCGACCTCGCGGACTCGCTCGCGCATCGCCGAACGAGAGTCGACGCCGAGCGCCAGAGCGCGCCGAGCCACGGTGGCAACGTCATAGGCCTGCGCCGCAAGGCCACCGGGTTGCCCCCCGTAGGCGGCGTCGTACGCGACCACGAAATCGCGCGTGGCGGGCCGGGTACTGCCGGGATAGAACGACTCGGCGAAAAGGATGCCGTCCGTCGCCACGCCACCGTCAGCGAGAGCATCCCACTGCGCCGCGCCGAGCAACGTCACGTCGGGCATCTCCCGGCGCAGGAAGGTCGCCAGTGCCCGCGCCGGCGCCACGTCGTCGGCAAGGAAGACGGCGTCCAGGTTGTCCTTCTCGCGCCAATCGATCAGACGGCCCCCCGCAACGGCGACGGCATCGCCCCCGGCGGGATAGCCCACCGTACCGACAACGGTCCGGCCGAGATTATCCACGGCATTCGCGATCGCGTCGCGTGCCGTGCGGCCGATCGGCGTATCCGGATACAGAATGGCGAAGCGCCGGATCTGCACGACCGCGGTTGCGTACCGCAGCAACGGACCGAGGAGGTCGACCCGCGAGGCGCCAAGCGATAACTGCGCCGGTCCTGTGTCCGGCGCACCCGGCAGCACGAGCGCCGGAAGACCGTCAACGGGAGCACCGGCCTCGGGATTTCCGGCCGCTTCGAACGGGCCGATGACCGCCACGACATCGGGGTTGCCCCACAGCTTGTCGATGTCCACGCGCACATTCCCGGCTCCCGTGTCCACGAGAACCAGTCGCGATGCGGCGTCGCCGAACGCCAGTCGAATGGCCTGCCATGCCGCTTTGCCGGCGGCTGCGTGGGGGCCGTTGACGGGGAGAAGCACTCCGACGCGGGCGTCGGCCCGGTCGATCGCCGTATCCGGCGGACTCGACGGTAGGGACGCCACCTCCACCGGCTCGACCGGCACCGGCACGGACGGCGCGGCCAGCGGTGTGGGCGGCAGCAGATCCGGAGTCGGCGGCACCTGTGCCGTGGCCGTCGGGGCGGGGGTAACTATCGCCACGACCGGCGAGGTTGGCACGGGCACCTTCACCCGCGCCGCCGGGCTCGACGCCAGAGACGGAACGGGCGCGACGGCGGCCGGTTTGGAGGTCGGTAACTCGGCAAGGTCGGGCGGCGGCGCCCACGCCGCCGCGTCATCATCCTCGGGCACATCCACCCGCTTTGGCGGGGTTTGACCGCGGCGTCCCGAGGCAACTGCGGCCGCCTCGTCATCCGGTTCGTGCAGCGGCTCGGCGATGACCGGGATGGCCGGGCCTTGCGGGTACAACAGATCGCGCACGTCCTCGTTGTCAACGAAAGTCCGGGCTTCGGCGAGCTGTTGCACGTCCATCGCGCGGGCAACCCCCTGAAAGCGCCGTGCCAGTCTCTCCCGGTCTTCGGGCCCCGCCAGCTCCCAGGCATCGGCCCACGCGCGAATGGCAAGCATGTTTCGACCGAGCGCACGTTCAGCATCGCCGCGCAGGGCATCGACCTGCATCCACTTGCCTTCGGGATAGCGGCTGTCGAGATCGTCGAGGATGTAGAGCGTCTGGTCGTATCGTTTCAGGCGGTAGGCAGCCAGAGCGCTCTTGTATTCCGCCACCGCGGTGTACGGCCCGGTCCGCACCTTTTCCAGGTACGATCCATACGCATCGATGGCGCGGTCGTAATCCTGATAGCGAAATGCCTCGTCGCCCCGACGCACGGCCGGGGGCGGCTCCGGCGGAACCCCGCTTATGCTCGGCTGCGGACTGCAAGCTGTAAGCCCGGTACCGGCGACCATGCAGACGGCGACGGCGATCCCGACCCGCAAGGGTAAACGATTCACCCGAACATCTCCTTGACCTTTTCGAAGAATCCCTTCGAAAGCGGGTTTACCTCGTCACCGCTGCTGCGCGCAAACTCTTCGAGGAGTTCGCGCTGGCGCGCCGTCAATTTGCGCGGCGTTTCGATGAGTACGCGGACCAACTGATCGCCACGGCCGCCGCCGCGCAGACTCGGCGCGCCCTTCCCTTTCAAGCGAAACACGGTACCCGACTGCGTTCCGGCGGCAATCTTCATGCGCACTTTGCCTTCGAGCGTGGGCACCTCGATTTCGGCGCCGAGGGTAGCCTGGGGAAAGGTGATGGGCACGTCGCAGACAATGTCGAGATCTTGCCGGGCGAACAACGGATGATCCCGGACGCCGATGACCACGTAGAGGTCACCGGGCGGGCCGCCTCCCCGGCCGGCTTCGCCCTCACCGCGCAGTTTGAGCCGGGAGCCCGTATCGACACCACCGGGGATCTTCACGCTCAGCGACTGGCTGGTCTGCGTCACGCCGGCCCCGCCGCAGGACCGGCATGGATCCTTGACGACGGTGCCCTGCCCCCCGCACTCGCCGCAGGTCTTGGCGATCGTGAAGAACCCTTGCTGAAAGCGAACCTGCCCCGAGCCGCGGCAAGACGAACAAGTGGTGCGCGGCGTACCGCCCCGCGCGCCCGTGCCACCGCAGCCGTCACAGCGACTCAGTCGCGGCACCTTGATCGTCTTTTCCATCCCGAACACCGCTTCTTCGAACGTGATTTCGAGGTCGTATCTCAGGTCCTCGCCGCGGCGGGCACCTCTGCGACCGCGACCGCCGCCACCACCGAAGAAATCGCCGAAGAGGTCGCTGATGACGTCTTCGAACCCGGCCGTACTGAAGTCGAAGCCGCCGGCGCCCTGCTCGAAGGCGGCGTGACCGAAGCGATCGTACTGGGCGCGCCGGTCGGGGTCGCTCAACACCTGGTACGCCTCGGAGGCTTCCTTGAACTTCTCCTCGGCGGCCTTGTCTCCCGGATTGCGGTCGGGATGGAACTTCATCGCCAGTCGACGGTAAGCCTTCTTGATCTCATCGTCGCCGGCGCCTCGGGCCACGCCGAGAACGTCATAATAGTCGCGCTTATGCGCCACCGCTGCCTCCTGTGCGGGCGCTCGTGCTCACCGGACGGCGGTTGCCCGTGCGGCGGGGCGGCAAGTTGCAAGCCCGCTGTGGCCACCGCGTTCCGTGTCGGTCACGCCAGGCGGCTAGAATAGGAAAGCCCTCCCCCGCAGTCGAGGGGAGGGCTTTCGCCGCAGAGCATCTCCGCACCGGTCGGCGCGGCCGATCAGCCTTTGACTTCCTCGAAGTCGGCATCGACCGCATCGTCCCGGCCACCGGGTTTCGCCGACTCGCCGCCGCCGGCAGCTCCACCCGAGGTGTCGGGGCCGCCGCTCTCGGCGCCGGCCGACGCCTTCGATGCACGCGCGTACATCATCTCGGCAAGTTTGTGCGACGCCTTCGTCAGATCCTCCGTCGCCTTGCGCATACCGTCGGCGTCGCCGCCCTCGAGTTCCTTCTTCGCCGCCTCCAGGGCGCGTTCGATGTCCCCCCTGGTTGAGGCATCGACATCCTGTTCGTGGTCCTTGAGGGCCTTTTCGGTTTGATAGACAAGGCTGTCGAGGTGATTGCGGGCCTCGGCGGTCTCGCGCCGTTTGTGGTCTTCGGACGCGTGCAGTTCGGCGTCCTTCACCATGCGCTTGATTTCCTCCTCGGCGAGACCGCTGGAGGCGGTGATGCGGATGGACTGTTCTTTGCCGGTACCGAGATCCTTGGCATTGACGTGGACGATGCCGTTGGCGTCGATATCGAAGGTCACCTCGATCTGCGGCACGCCGCGCGGCGCCGGCGGTATACCGATGAGGTCGAACTGGCCAAGCAGCTTATTGTCGGCGGCCATTTCCCGTTCGCCCTGGAACACACGGATCGTCACCGCCGACTGGTTGTCCTGCGCGGTCGAGAACACCTGGCTCTTCTTGGTCGGGATGGTGGTGTTCTTTTCGATGAGCTTGGTGAAAACGCCGCCGAGGGTTTCGATGCCGAGCGACAGCGGGGTGACGTCGAGAAGGACCACATCTTTGACCTCGCCCTTGAGCACCCCGCCCTGGATGGCAGCCCCGACCGCGACCACTTCGTCGGGGTTAACGCCTTTGTGGGGTTCCTTGCCGAAGAGCTTCTTCACGTGCGCCTGCACGGCGGGCATACGGGTCATACCGCCGACGAGCACCACCTCGTCGACCTGGCTGGCGCTCAGTCCGGCGTCCTTCAGCGCCGTCAGGCACGGACCGTCCAGGCGGTCGAGAAGGTCGGCGCACAGGGCTTCCAGCTTGGAACGCGTGAGTTTTAGATTGAGATGTTTGGGGCCGGTCTGATCCGCCGTGATGAAGGGTAGATTGATGGTAGTTTCGGTCGAGGTCGACAGCTCGCACTTGGCCTTCTCGGCGGCTTCCTTGAGACGCTGCAGCGCCATGCGGTCTTTCCGCAGGTCGATGCCCTGGTCTTTCATAAACTCGTCCGCCAGGTAGCCCATGAGGCGGTGATCGAAGTCCTCGCCGCCGAGAAAGGTATCGCCGTTGGTCGCCTTCACTTCGAAGACGCCCTCGCCGATCTCGAGGATCGAGATGTCGAAGGTCCCGCCGCCGAGGTCGAAGACGGCGATCTTCTCGTCTTTCTTCTTGTCGAGACCGTAGGCAAGCGACGCGGCGGTCGGCTCGTTGATGATGCGCAGCACGTCCAGACCGGCCACGCGGCCGGCGTCCTTGGTTGCCTGACGCTGACTGTCGTTGAAATACGCGGGCACGGTGATGACCGCCTCGGTCACCTTTTCGCCCAGGTAGTCTTCGGCGGTCTGTTTCATCTTCTGGAGGATGAACGCCGAGATCTCCGCGGGGCTGTAGTGTTTGCCGCGGATTTCCACCCAGGCATCGCCGTTGTCGGCTTTGACGATCTTATACGGCAGTATTTTGCTGGCCTTCTCGACCTGGGGGTCGTTGTAGCGGCGCCCCATGAGTCGCTTGACGGCAAAGATCGTATTGTCCGGGTTGGTAATCGCTTGCCTGTAAGCAATTTGGCCGACGAGGCGCTCGCCGGCGTCGGTAAAGGCCACGACCGAAGGCGTGGTTCGCCCGCCCTCGGCGTTCTGAATGACCTTCGGTTCGCCGCCCTCCATAATGGCGACGCAGGAATTGGTGGTACCCAAATCGATGCCGATCACTTTAGCCATGTCTCTCCCTCGCGGGCAGGACTCTCCGATTTGCTTGAGATCCCGCGCTTGCGGCGACGCCGCATCGCCGGGTTAACCACTGGCGCAGCAGCTTGCAACCGCGCCGTCACGTTTTCGCCTTTCGCTCGGCCGGGGCGCTCACGGTCACCAGGGCCGGTCGCAGCAACCGATCGTGCAAGAGATAGCCGCGGTGATGCTGATCGACGACGCGATTCGGCTCGTAGGCATCGGTTTCCACCCGCGCCATGGCCTCGTGGCGCGTCGGGTCGAACGGTTCGCCCACGGCGTCGATGCGGGTTACACCGTGATTGGCCAGCACCTGCACGAGCGTTTCCAGAACCAGGCGTACCCCCTCGCGCAGGGCGGGTTCGTTGCCGGCTTCCTGGGCAAGGGCGCGTTCGAGGTTGTCGACCACCGGCAGCAGTTCGCGCAAGAGCGGCTCCGTGGCAAAGCGCAGGGCCTCCGCCTTTTCCCGCTGCATGCGGCGGCGGAAGTTGTCGAGTTCGGCGCGCTCGCGCAGAAAGCGATCGTAGTTGGCCCTGGCTTCTTCGTCCTTCGCCGCCACGGCGGTCCGCAGCGCCTCGATCTCCGTCTCGGGTACAGGCTGCTCAACGGGAGCGGCCGCCGCCGCCGCGCCTTCCGGGGCGGCGGTCTCGTCCTTGGCCGGAGGTTGGCTCATCGTCTGTAATTTCCTCGATATGGTTGGAAGCTGGCAGGTCTATCGGGCCAGCGGCGCCCGCTCGCAGCTAAGGCTCTCTCGCACCCTTGTCAAGGAATCCACCGGGTGATTTGTTCCCACCCATGACGCCGAGCCTGGCCACGGTGGCGATCGTGCTGCGCAGTCGCCCCTACGGCGAGTCCGACAAGATCGTCACCTTCCTCACGGAGGACGCCGGAAAACTGACCGGCATCGGCAAGGGGGCCCAGCGTTCGCGACGGCGGTTCCCCAACTGCCTCGATCCGTTCACGCGGGTCCGCCTCCACTACCGCACGCGACCCGGCGCCAGTCTGGCCTTCCTCGAGCGCTGCGACCTGCTGCAATCGGCAGGCGACCTAATCGACCCGAAAAAGTTTGCCTACGGCAGTTACTTGATCGAGATCGTCGACCAACTGACGGTCGAGGGCCATCCGGTTAGAGATCTGTTCGAGTTACTCCGGGACGGACTGGACGCTCTGCGTGCCGGGGCGGCGACGGCGAGTTTCCTGCGGGGATTCGAGCTTCACCTTCTGCACCGCAGCGGATACGACCCGCAACTGGCGAGCTGCGACCGCTGCCGCAAGGACGTGGGCACGGCGGCGGCGGTCTTCCTCGATCCGCATCGCGGAGGCGTCGTTTGCGGCCGTTGTAGCGCCGCCGGCCAGGCGCTGGTTCCGGTCACGCCGGCGACCCTCGCTGCCCTGTGCGCCCTCCAGGATACGCCGCTCGCCGAGACGCGATCGCTACCGCTGACCGGCGCCACGGCCCACGAGGCGGGTCAGATCCTCGGCCACCTGCTGGCGCCGCATCTGCAACGCCCGTTGCGGTCGGTGAAGCTGATCGCGGCGCTCGCGAGCTAGGGCCGGGCAAGCCGACGGCCCGCCCGCGCCGAGCCCGGTCACGTCTCCGTGCCGTTGCGGGCCGACCTGACCCAAACGCGGAAGGTACTTCCCGAGCCCGCCGCGCTCTCCACTTCGATGGTGCCGCCCAACATGTCGACGAGGCGCCGAACGATGTAGAGACCGAGGCCGACACCACTGAAACGGCGAGTCACCGAGCTGTCCAACTGTCGAAACGGCTCGAAAATCATGTCGAGGTCTTGCGGGGCAATGCCTATACCCGTGTCCCGGACCGCGATTTCCACGCCGCCCTCTCGCGGTGTCGCCGTAATCGATACGCCGCCGGTGTCGGTGAACTTGATGGCGTTGGTAACCAGGTTCTTGATGACCACCTTCAGCTTGGTGCGGTCGGTGCGGATGGAACGGAGGCGGGCCGGCGCGATCCATTCGAGCGCCAGCGCCGGCTTGTCCTGTTGCAGCGGCTGGGTCTCCTGATCGATTTCGCGCAAGAGCGCGGCGACGTCGACGCTTTGTTCCTTCAGGCTCAGCCGTCCGGCTTCGAGGCGACTGAGGTCGAGGGTGGCGTTGATCAATTCGAGCAACTCGCCCGCGCTGCGGTCGACACGGCGGACGATGTCTGCCTGTTCCGTCGTCAGGTCTCCGTATTCGCCTTCGAGCAACAGGTCGCTGTAGCCCATGATGACGTTGAGCGGCGTCCGCAGCTCGTGCGACATGGTCGCCACGAAGTCCGTCTTGAGGCTATTGGCGCGCTCGAGTTCCTCCACGACGCGGACGTGATCGAGAGCCACCGATCCCAACCAGGCGATGCCCGACAGAATGCGCTCGTCGTAGGTCGACGGGCCGTCTCCCGGCGCTCGGTATTCCGCGGTCTGGAGGCCGATCAGCTCGTCGCCCCGCCGCAGCGCGGCATACGCGGTACTCGACACACCGGACCGGATCGCGAATTCCTGCGGAAGACTGGTCTGCGGATCGTCCCAGACCACGTAAGCCACCTCCCGCATGTCGAGTTTCGCCTCGAGTCCGCCGGCGATCGCCCGGGGCAGGCTCAGAACGCGCAACTCCTCCCAGCCTTCGCGCGAATCGCCGTGTCCGGCCACGACCCGGTACGTTTGCTGCGCCCCGTCGAGAAGCAACGCATGGCTCAGGTCGCAGTGCAGCACCTCGGTGGTCACGCGGCAGAGTTGGCGCAGCAGGTCGGGCCGGCCCAACCCCGCAATGATCTCGCGGCCCACGCGCGCCAGGGCGCCGGACACCTCGGCCTCGCGCTGTTGGGCACGGTAGGCCTCGACCGTGCTGAACCCCATGGCGAGCTGGCGGGCCACGCCTTCGAGGAACTGGAGATCCTGCGCGTCGAAAGGGTCGTCTTCCGCCGCACCGAGAGCCGTTACTGCCCCAACCCCACGCCCCTGCACCACCAGAGGGGCCGCGATCAATCGCTCGAGTTTGAAGCGGGCGGCGATCTCGGCGGAGATAAGATTCTGGGCCTCGATGTCGTTGACGATCAGGCTGTGACCACCGGCAAGCCACTCGACCAGCGGATCGCCCGCGGGAAACTCCAGCTCCGTGGTCGCAACCCGCAGGCTCTCGGGCACGTTGTACATCGCCACCGCTCGGTACGCCGGCCGCAGCGAATCCCAGCAGAACGTGACCATCCTATGGGTCCGCAGAAGCGGGGCGGCGCGACGGTGGACGCGCTCGCAAATCGTCGCCAGGTCGAGACTGCCGGCAATGTCCCCGGCAATCTCCAGCAAGGTCATCTTCTCCTCTTCGGACCGGCGCCGCGCCGCCCGCGCCTTGCAGTCGCGGAGCTCGCGCTCCACCGCGGGTACGAGGCGCGCGAGATTCTCCTTGCTGACGTAATCGTGCGCGCCCGCACGCATCGCCGCCACCGCAAACTCCTCGCCCACCTGACCCGATACGATGATCAGGGGGACGTCGCACCCGAGCGACTGAACGAGCGCGACCGCTTCGGCGCCGCCGAAGCCGGGCAGCACATAGTCGCAGAGAATCACGTCCCAGCGTTCGCGACCGAGTGCCGCACGCAGACTCTCGGCAGTATCGACCCGCTCCCAGGCAACGGCATAGCCGGCCGCCTCGAGGGCCCGGATTAGCAACCATGCCTCGTCCGGCGAATCCTCGACCACGAGCACTCGCAAGGCAGACTGCAAAGGAGATGCGGAACCGTCCACCTGTAATCCGATCGCCGCCATCGCAGTCAAACTAGTACAATCGGCGACCGGCTCAAACCGCAGTTGCAATGTCATTTGCTGTGCCATCCGTCGGTCGCATTGCTCCGGGTAAGCGGTCGTGGGCTCGAATCGACGCGACAATCCCGGCGCACGTCACGAGTTCGCCGCCCCCGACTAGAGCGCACTCACGCTCTGCGGGTTGAGCACTTTTCAAAGAGAAGTCGGAGATTTGGCCCACCGGCCGCCGTGCGTTCGACGAGCTGTTCGCCCGTCCGAACGAGCGGCAATGGAGACCGTGTGATGTCTGGCCGGGCAATTGCTGCAACAGAAATCTCAGAACGGCGGCCGACGGTATGCGGCAGGAACGGCGGCCAGATCGCGAGGCAGGTAATGACAGGGGCCATTGCGGGAGTCTTCCTGAGTCTCGTTACCACTGTGGCAGCGGCAGCACCGGACGCCTGCGACACGGCGGCCCACGGCTACGAGGCGGCGGTTGGGCGGGCGCTGGTGTTGAATGGGATGCTGGCGCGGTTCGACACCGACCGCCTGGCCACCCCGGAAGGGCGTGAAGTCGCACGCCAGTTGTTCGCCCACCACGAACAGGTCGCCCGCCAGGTGCGGGCGGTCATCCTGGTCATGCGGTCCGAGTGTCGCGCGCGCGACGGCTTCGCCGAACTCGATGCCGAATTGCGGCGGATCGAGCCCACTATCGAGAAGCTCGAAAACGAATCGCGCCACCTGCAGATTCTTCTCGACGGCGGCATCGAGATGTAGCCTCCGGCCGCCGGCGGGTGTACGCGCTCGATGCCCGCTGAATCCTCCGGGGCCCGGCTCTTCTGTGGCAAGAGTGCTTTTCGAAATCGCGCCCGGGGAAGCCCCTAACCGACCGCCGCTCGGCGCGGCGGGATCGTCTCCACGGCAGTTCCGTGTTCTGCGGTCAGCGTCGCCATAACCTCGAATAGCCTCGACGCATCGATCGGCTTGGAGACGTAACCGTCCATCCCAGCCGCCAGACAGCGCTCCTCGTCGCCCTTCATCGCATGTGCGGTCATGGCAACGATCGGCAGGTGAACGCCGCTCCACCGTTCCTGCTCCCGAATCGCCGCCGTCGTCTCGAAGCCGTCCATCTCCGGCATTTGCACGTCCATCAGAACGACGTCGAACCGCTCGCGCTCCAGTGCCGCCAATGCCTCGCGACCGTTCGAAGTCACCACCACCGCGTGGCCATGCCGCTCGAGCAGTCGCGACGCCAGTCGCTGATTGACGACGTTGTCTTCGGCCAGCAGGACGCGCAGCGGCCGCGGCTCGGCCGGGTCGGCGGCAGTCGGCAGAGACGATCCCGCCGGGAGGCCGATTCG carries:
- a CDS encoding acyl-CoA/acyl-ACP dehydrogenase; this encodes MNEFMLDEAALAVQLKAREFVRDEVDPEYLRRMDRDEIHYPRELYEGYARHGLLGLRFPKRYGGQDLSWVAECAAMQEIGVLGMAAGCSYVMPSIVGEALSVFGTEEQKERYLAPMLQGRLVAAEALTEPRGGSDFFGASSRAEDRGDHFVVRGMKRFIVGAEGADFFLAYVRTNLADDAPPHERISALLVDRGPGVEVKYRYGLMGTRGGGTGRVVFRDVVVPKANLIGPLHGGALVFNTMMIPERLTSAGPCPGMMQACLDVAMHYADRRKAFGKPIRKFQAVSFMIARAQVLIDASRAMIFQAARAADVGAPNVRRIVSETKQFVTEAAWDAINLTMQVTGGIGYTDVYPIERAVRDVRLAQIWTGTNEIMSAMIQHDLYGEFRDRRGRHRDFERDAMHAADDSEKIYDDDDMWKVYERKG
- the larB gene encoding nickel pincer cofactor biosynthesis protein LarB — translated: MNPERLREILGAVGAGRLGADEAFEQLKALPFEDLGFAKVDHHRALRTGFPEVIFGEGKTAEQIVQIARSLNDGAHNVLVTRLDADKGARLREAFPAATYDASARLATIVYAPPPMVGRGIVAIVAAGTADLPVAQEAAVTAELLGNRVERIHDVGVSGIHRLFAHREQLRQATVLVVVAGMEGALPSVVAGLVDRPVIAVPTSVGYGASFGGLAALLAMLNSCAAGVTVVNIDNGFGAGVAASLINRES
- the thiL gene encoding thiamine-phosphate kinase — its product is MSRSRTIGEVGEFGFLARLLPRVPAGAGVLVGPGQDCAVVCCRSATFLFTVDALVEGVHFDWRWMTPRQVGRKAFLVNASDIAAMGGRPRFCVLALGTPARTPIATLEAIQRGLVEAARACGAVVVGGNVARTAEVTLSVALIGEAPRRLVTRAGALPGDRIYVSGTVGDAALAVRELQARPPRRPPPALRRRLVEPQPRLAAGRWLVESGVATAMIDISDGLVQDIGHLCAASRVGAVLHAAALPLSAAYRRVCGTDPTPALCGGEDYELAFAVAPRHARRVDAASARLGCPLTHVGDIVRGRGVDVLDDAGRPLRIEAPGWDHFTGARGRANRGR
- a CDS encoding ABC transporter substrate-binding protein, with the translated sequence MNRLPLRVGIAVAVCMVAGTGLTACSPQPSISGVPPEPPPAVRRGDEAFRYQDYDRAIDAYGSYLEKVRTGPYTAVAEYKSALAAYRLKRYDQTLYILDDLDSRYPEGKWMQVDALRGDAERALGRNMLAIRAWADAWELAGPEDRERLARRFQGVARAMDVQQLAEARTFVDNEDVRDLLYPQGPAIPVIAEPLHEPDDEAAAVASGRRGQTPPKRVDVPEDDDAAAWAPPPDLAELPTSKPAAVAPVPSLASSPAARVKVPVPTSPVVAIVTPAPTATAQVPPTPDLLPPTPLAAPSVPVPVEPVEVASLPSSPPDTAIDRADARVGVLLPVNGPHAAAGKAAWQAIRLAFGDAASRLVLVDTGAGNVRVDIDKLWGNPDVVAVIGPFEAAGNPEAGAPVDGLPALVLPGAPDTGPAQLSLGASRVDLLGPLLRYATAVVQIRRFAILYPDTPIGRTARDAIANAVDNLGRTVVGTVGYPAGGDAVAVAGGRLIDWREKDNLDAVFLADDVAPARALATFLRREMPDVTLLGAAQWDALADGGVATDGILFAESFYPGSTRPATRDFVVAYDAAYGGQPGGLAAQAYDVATVARRALALGVDSRSAMRERVREVGAVNGATGLVEVGEEGLSRPGFVLQVYDGKLAEVGRSS
- the dnaJ gene encoding molecular chaperone DnaJ, whose protein sequence is MAHKRDYYDVLGVARGAGDDEIKKAYRRLAMKFHPDRNPGDKAAEEKFKEASEAYQVLSDPDRRAQYDRFGHAAFEQGAGGFDFSTAGFEDVISDLFGDFFGGGGGRGRRGARRGEDLRYDLEITFEEAVFGMEKTIKVPRLSRCDGCGGTGARGGTPRTTCSSCRGSGQVRFQQGFFTIAKTCGECGGQGTVVKDPCRSCGGAGVTQTSQSLSVKIPGGVDTGSRLKLRGEGEAGRGGGPPGDLYVVIGVRDHPLFARQDLDIVCDVPITFPQATLGAEIEVPTLEGKVRMKIAAGTQSGTVFRLKGKGAPSLRGGGRGDQLVRVLIETPRKLTARQRELLEEFARSSGDEVNPLSKGFFEKVKEMFG